One window of Acidobacteriota bacterium genomic DNA carries:
- a CDS encoding DUF4160 domain-containing protein: protein MPTISMFYGILIRMFFRDSEKHHVPHIHADYQGDIAVYSILDGTTLAGELPPHKHKLIVAWIEIHREDLLADWNLAANGKTPFPIKGLDQ, encoded by the coding sequence ATGCCGACGATTTCCATGTTCTACGGGATTCTCATTCGAATGTTCTTTCGCGACAGTGAGAAACATCACGTGCCCCATATACACGCTGATTACCAAGGCGACATCGCGGTGTACTCGATTCTCGATGGAACGACTCTGGCCGGCGAACTGCCACCCCACAAGCACAAGTTGATTGTCGCTTGGATTGAGATTCACCGAGAGGATCTGCTGGCCGACTGGAACTTGGCGGCGAACGGCAAGACACCATTTCCAATCAAGGGGCTCGATCAATGA
- a CDS encoding DUF2442 domain-containing protein: MRIKELRPQSGWTLSVIADDGRVGIFDVRPYLGDEAFEGLRDPGEFVKVFNGGYFVEWDCGPDLSADTIEARWQVVEEGVPESAA, encoded by the coding sequence ATGAGAATCAAAGAACTTCGTCCACAGTCTGGTTGGACGTTGTCCGTCATTGCGGACGACGGTCGCGTGGGCATCTTTGATGTGCGTCCCTATCTGGGAGATGAGGCATTCGAAGGCCTTCGTGACCCTGGCGAATTCGTCAAGGTTTTCAACGGCGGGTACTTCGTTGAATGGGATTGTGGTCCCGATCTGTCGGCCGACACGATTGAAGCACGATGGCAGGTTGTTGAGGAAGGTGTGCCAGAGTCGGCCGCCTGA